A window of Clostridium novyi genomic DNA:
TTCTAAATTTTTAGTTGGGGAGTGTGCTGTAAAGCAAGATAGAAATATTCAGTGGAATGGTGCATCTGATAAGCATGATGATACTTCATTTGATATTCTTTTGAAAACCCACTTAAGTCTTTTAAATAAAAAACCTATGAGCAGAGTTAAGTTAGTTATGGGACTTCCTGTAATTGCAAGTCTAGATAAAGAAAGAGTAGATAAAATGAAAGCAAAGGTACTTAGACAACATGATGTTGCAATGAGACTATGTGGGGATAAGGAATTTCAAAATAAGATAATAAAAGTGGAAGATTTAATAATAAAAGCTCAGCCACATGGTACTTTATGTGATTTAATATTAGATAATAGCGGAAACTTAACTAATAAAGATTTAGCAAAAAAGGTTAACGCTATTTCAGATATTGGAGGTAAGACTCATAACTTATATTTAGTAGATGCATTAGAACCATTAGCAGATTTTTGTGATACTAAAAATAGTGGAATGTATTTAGCTTATATGTGGATTAAGAATTACATAGAACAAGAATTGCATTTAAGTATATCTGATGGACAAATTCAATATATTGTTGCTAGTGGTCATATAAAGGGATATGATTTAACTCCTGTAATTCAAAAAGCTTATAGAAGTCTTGCAAGAAAAATTATATTGGAGATTAGAACTGTTTGGGAAAATGCATTTCCTTTTATTGAGAATATAATTTTTACAGGAGGGGGAGCTACAGTTTTAAAACCATATTTGCAAGAAGAATTTAAGAATGCTATGTATTTAACAAGAAATCAAAATGCAGCAGGATTATTTAAACAGGGAATTAGAAAGTGGAAGAGAAAAGCAGTATAGGGGGTGAAGGATATGCAAATTTCTCTATATATAGGAGAACGCAAAAAAAAGGATAAGATAGTCAACAAAGAACTACTTAAGTATATTGAGGGGGATAGAAGTGATAGGATAAAGGATTTAATTTTAAAAGGTCTTATATTTGAAGGAGATAGAAGTATTGATGAAAAACTTTTGGATATGAGATATATGTATGGAAGTCATGAATTTTCAGCTATTACAACAATAGAACCAGAGCCTATAAGATTTAATAAAAGTGATTTAAATATAAATAAAAATGATAATAATTCATCAGAGCCCAATTTTAGCAATATTAAATTAACAAGAAGTGATATAGATGATGATGAGTTAGAAAACAGAATATAAAATGAATATAGGATGCTAAAAGCATCCTATATTTCTCTATTTTTAATTCGTTCAAGTATTAAATCATCTATATCTAAATCTACATCAAAATCTTTTGCATAATCAATACCCCAAGAGTAAATAGAGTATAGAACAGGTATTATACTTTTTCCATAGTCCGTTAAACTATATTCTACTTTGGGAGGAACTTGAGGATAAACAGTTCTATTAACTAGACCATCTTCTTCTAATTCTCTAAGTTGTTGAGTTAACATTTTTTGCGTTATACTCCCAAGTCTTCTTTTTAATTGGCTGAACCTAAGGGTTTTAGACCTTAAATTCCACAGGATAACAGTTTTCCACTTGCCACCTATTACGTCCATAGTTAATTCCATGCCACATTTATAAGTTTTCTCATCTATTTTTGACATCTGTATACCTCCTGTAGATTACAGTATAATTTATAAACTATAACCCTTTTTACATACTATAGTGTAAAATAATACTTACTAAAAATATTATACTATAATATAATATAAAAT
This region includes:
- a CDS encoding winged helix-turn-helix transcriptional regulator; this encodes MSKIDEKTYKCGMELTMDVIGGKWKTVILWNLRSKTLRFSQLKRRLGSITQKMLTQQLRELEEDGLVNRTVYPQVPPKVEYSLTDYGKSIIPVLYSIYSWGIDYAKDFDVDLDIDDLILERIKNREI
- a CDS encoding ParM/StbA family protein — encoded protein: MSKGNNIVDSFAVQVIDDGYADTKSRSENTNIIVTPSYVTSWRPSYNKDNDLKEGKVDKLSRIEVNVNGSKFLVGECAVKQDRNIQWNGASDKHDDTSFDILLKTHLSLLNKKPMSRVKLVMGLPVIASLDKERVDKMKAKVLRQHDVAMRLCGDKEFQNKIIKVEDLIIKAQPHGTLCDLILDNSGNLTNKDLAKKVNAISDIGGKTHNLYLVDALEPLADFCDTKNSGMYLAYMWIKNYIEQELHLSISDGQIQYIVASGHIKGYDLTPVIQKAYRSLARKIILEIRTVWENAFPFIENIIFTGGGATVLKPYLQEEFKNAMYLTRNQNAAGLFKQGIRKWKRKAV